TCTAGATTTAGTACAAAACGCCAATAGTAAGAAGGCTAAAACCGAAAAGTTTATTACTCGTTTTGCCCGTTACTATACCCCAATTGTGGTCTTATTATCTCTTGCGGTTGCTATTTTGCCACCGTTATTCCTCCCAGGGGCAACCCATGCCGAATGGGCTTATCGAGCGTTAATTTTACTGGTCATTTCTTGTCCATGTGGCTTAGTGATTAGTATTCCCCTTGGCTACTTTGGTGGGGTAGGAAATGCTGCTAAACATGGCATTTTGGTGAAAGGAGCAATGTTTTTAGATGCTCTAACGGAAGTGAAAACCGTTGTTTTTGATAAAACGGGAACGCTGACAAAAGGGAATTTTCAGGTCACTGATATTGTTACCCATAATGGACTGAAAGAACCAGAATTGCTAGAATTAGCTGCCACTGTGGAATCACAATCAACTCATCCTGTGGCTCAATCTATTTGTGAGAAATATGGGACAACCATTGATCACTCTCAATTAGAGACTTATCAAGAAATTTCTGGACATGGCATTATTGCAGAAGTCAACCAACAAGTGGTTGTAGTGGGAAATGATCGCCTCTTGCATCGTGAACAGATCCCCCATGAACCTGAGATTTGCCAGTTGGAGGGGACAGTGGCACATACTGCTGTTAATGGGGAATATACAGGTCATATTCTCATTGCTGATGAACTCAAGGAGGATGGAGTAGAAGCGGTGCAAGGATTAAAATCTCAAGGAATTGAGGTGGTGATGTTAACGGGGGATCATGAAAGCGTCGCCAGCGCGATCGCGCAAAAGTTAAACATCGATCACTATCAAGCGCAATTACTCCCAGAAGATAAAGTAAACGCTTTAGAAGGAATTTTGCAGCGATCACACCGCGAAAAAAATAAAGTTGCCTTTGTTGGCGATGGTATTAACGATGCCCCTGTCATTGCGCGAGCAGATGTAGGGATAGCAATGGGGGGGTTAGGTTCTGATGCAGCGATTGAAACGGCTGATGTTGTAATTATGACCGATCATCCGTCGAAAGTTTCTCAGGCGATCGCGATCGCCCATAAAACTCGTCGCATTGTCTGGCAAAATATTGGCTTTGCTTTAGGGATTAAAGGCTTATTTATCCTTTTAGGCGCGGTAGGCGTTGCTACCCTTTGGGAAGCAATTTTTGCTGATGTAGGAGTAGCTTTAATTGCTATTTTCAATGCGAGCCGTATCATGAAAGATTGATTATGAAGCAGGGGCATGATTTTAGAAACAATTCAAATTTTTATCTGCCCCATCTGAATTTACCAAAAAAATTCAGTTCTAACTTATTTGAAGCCCACCGCAGCTTGCCAAACAAAAGCAAGCAACAGAAAGAAGACAGGAATAATGGGTAAAACATCCACTAAGGGATTAAAGATAGAATAGGCTTCTGGTAATTTGGCAAATAATAGTGCTACTTCCATTTTTTATCGATCCTTACCAACGCAGTTTCTTAAAATATCGCTATTTATCTTAACATGAGTTGCTTGTATTGATCTTTTCATCAAAGAAAAACTCAGATTACAGCTTCAAGCCGGTTTAATTCCACTATTTACTGGTTGCTTAATACAACCGTTCAGCGTGAATCTGAAGAATCTCCCGTTATACTATAGTCGTCCCAATTCAGTTCCGTAGTGCAGGCATCTTGGCTGCTACTAGAGAGCAAGATGCTCCCACTACTTTTAGGTTGCTGTTTTTTTATTTAGAATCACTATAAAAATAACCACGTGCACTTATTGAACAGAACTTCCCTCTCAGGTTACAATTCAGTTTGTGTCTTTAAAAAAAATCTAGTAAATCGTTAAATTAGGGAACGGCTCTATGATCCACGACATTTTCATGCCTGCACTGAGTTCAACTATGACCGAAGGAAAAATCGTTTCTTGGGCAAAATCCCCTGGAGAGAAGGTGCAGAAGGGAGAAACTATCCTCGTAGTGGAATCAGACAAAGCAGATATGGATGTGGAGTCGTTCCATGATGGCTATCTTGCCACGATTATGGTAGAAGCAGGAGAACAAGCGCCTGTGGGATCAGCCATTGGCTTACTTGCAGAAACCGAAGCAGAAATTGAAACAGCCAAAGAGCAAGCTAAAAATCAAACACCAGAGAAAAGTAGCGATAGTACCCCGAAAACGCCGCTAGAGGAAGCGCCTGCTGCAAAACCCCAAGAACCAGCGCCCCAACCAGCAGCCGCTACTTCCACTAAAAAGCAGGATGGTCGTGTAGTCGCCTCTCCTCGCGCTCGCAAGTTAGCTAAGGAATATGGCGTTGACCTTTCTACTTTACAAGGAAGTGGCCCCCATGGGCGCATTGTCGCCAGTGATATTGAAGCAGCGGCAGGTAAGTCTCCTACCCCGACTCCTCAACCTACCCCGACTCCTCAGCCGACACCGCAACCCTCTCCCACGCCAGCACCCTCTGTTAGTGGTGAGGTTGTTCCTTTCACAACTTTACAAAATTCTGTGGTGCAAAATATGGTGGCGACGGTACAAGTTCCCACTTTCCATGTGGGCTATACCATCACCACAGATGAACTAGACAAACTCTATAAACAGATTAAGTCGAAAGGGGTAACGATGACGGCGTTATTAGCCAAAGCTGTGGCGATGACGTTGCAAAAACATCCCATTGTTAATGCTAGTTATACCGAAAAAGGCACTCAATATCATGGGGCGATTAATATTGCGGTTGCTGTGGCGATGGAGGATGGAGGCTTAATTACTCCTGTTTTACGTAATGCCGCTGAACAAGATATTTATACCCTCTCTCGCAATTGGAAAGATTTAGTAAAACGCGCTCGTAGCAAACAGTTACAACCAGAGGAATATAGCACTGGAACATTTACCCTGTCTAATTTGGGAATGTTTGGGGTTGACCGTTTTGATGCAATTTTACCTCCCGGACAAGGAGGCATTCTTGCCATTGGTGCTTCTCAACCGCAGGTAGTGGCTACTGATGATGGCATGTTTGGGGTGCGTCGTCAGATGAGTGTGAATATTACTTGCGATCATCGCATTATATATGGCGCTCATGCCGCCGCTTTCTTACAAGATTTAGCACAATTAATGGAAAATAATCCGCAATCTTTAACAATGTAAGTTAGTGGTCATTGGTCATTGGTCATTAGTCATTAGTCATTGGTCATTAGTCATTGGTCATTGGTCATTAGTCATTGGTCATTGGGTTTTGAACCTCTCCCGTTAAATCAAAGATTATAACGGGAGATTCCCATATAGACTCTTATCTAGGCAACCGTAGTTGCCCCCGACAGACCGCCATAACTGGGCTGTTTCACCACGGGCGTACCGACCGCAGTTAATCCTCGCTTTAATACCACTTCTGCTGCTGCTACATCCCTATCTTGCTGATATCCACACTCTGGACAAACATGAAGACGTTGGTTTAAGTCCTTTTTCCCAGTATGAACTCCACAATTAGGACAAACTTGAGAAGTGTAATCCTTATCCACTTTGGCAAAATAGGTATCTGTTTGAGAACAGACATATTCCAAAGTAGTTATGAATTGACCTAACCCCATGTCTAGGGATTGTTTAGAGAACATTCCTTTACTCCAAGCTGTAAAGTTGATGTCTTCAACGAAGATCATTCCAGTGTCAGCGCAGAGTTGATGAGCAAGTTTGAAGTGGTAATCTTTGCGTTGATTAGCTACTTTTTCGTATAGTTTAGCTATCCTCTTTTGTAACTTGAGATACTTTCCAGACCCTTTCTTCTTGTTACGTAGTTTTCTTTGCAGTAATCCAATCTTGCGCAGAACGCGATCAAGAAACTGTGGTCTTTCTATGGTTAAACCTTCAGAGGTAGCTAGCATACTTTTAATTCCAACATCTAACCCCACTGCATGACCGTGAGGTGCTGGTGTTGGAATGTCAACATCTAATTCCAAGGCTAAGTTAACGTAGTAGCCAGACGCTTTCTTAATGACTTGGACTTGTTTAATTTGAAATCCTTTTGGAATTTCCCGTGATTTAATGAACCTTACCTGTTTCAGCAAGGGCATTCTAATTTGATTACCTTCGACTTCAATCTTGTTACTAACGAGATTAAAAGACTTCATCTTCTTCTTAAACCGAGGAAAGCCATAGCCTTTAGACTTCATGTCGTTAAAAGCTCGGTGAAGTTTTCTCAAAGTTTGTTGCATAGCCTGAGCATTCCCAGACTTAAGAAAGGGATAAGTTTTTTTAGCTTTGGTTAGGTTAGAGGATTGAATGTGGTAATTGGGATATTCAAAAGGAGGTACAATGTATTCCGAGGTGATCGAGCATGAATTAATTCGACAACTACGAGAGTTATACCAGAGCTTTCTTTCAGCCAAGGCATAATTCCAAACCGAACGACAAACATTGAGATTGTGTTCAATCTTTTCAATTTGTTGTTTAGTGGGTTTAATTTTGTAGTTGTAGGTTAAATTCAGCATCGACCAGATTTCTCAACATTAATCTGAGTTTAGCACCTATCTTACATAATAGGTAAACTTATTGTAACTGTCCTGAGTCATCTACCCGTTAACCTAACGGTATAACGGAGCGGAGCAAAGCGTGAGCATCTTCTCAGGACGTTAAGATAAACAACAAAGGACAAATCATTATTGTAGTGCTTTCAGCATAGTTTGGAGTTTGAGTTGAATTTCTGCCAATTCTTTATCAGGATTGGAACCAGCAACAATGCCCGCACCAGCATAGAGTCGGGCTTGGTTTTTATTGATCATTGCGGAACGAATCCCCACCATAAATTCGGCATTGCCTTGGGTATCTAACCAGCCAATTGGGGCGGCATAAAGCGCGCGATCAAAGGTTTCATATTGCCCAATTTTTTCGCAAGCTACCTCAGTTGTTACCCCAGCTACTGCTGGCGTAGGATGAAGTTTAGCTAAAATTTCGATTGGGTTAATGTTATTGGGAACTTGGGATTCAATTAATGTCCATAAATGTTGGATATTACTCAGTTTTAATAGCTGACGGCGCGATCGCTGTGGCGTTAATCCTAACGCTTCTAATTGTTTGATAATATAACAACTTACGGCTTGATGTTCTCGTCTCTCTTTCTCACTAGCAAGTAAATTTTGAGCGAATTGATGATCGATTTTTTCAGTTTTACCACGGGGGGCAGAACCAGCTATGGCATCACTGATTAAATGTTGTTTTCTTAAACTAAATAAGCGCTCTGGGGTTGCTCCTAAAAAGGTGGTTCCTTCTCCGTTACTCACAGAAAAAATATAGCAATGGGGATATCTTTGTCGTAAATAATGTAAAGATAAATAAGGGGAAAAGGAAACAGGAGAAACCACATCTAGATGATGAGCCAGCACAATTTTCGTTAATTCTTGGCGTTCAATATCTTTTAGGGCAAGTTTGACGGCAGATTTGAATTGTGATGAGTCCTGAAGTTCACTTTTTTGAAAAGGAGAACTGAGAGAAAATGGAAAGGTAATAATTGAATTTCCGACTTTTTCAATTTCTTCAATTTTGTTGCTAAGTTTTGATTCAATGGTGGCGATATTACTGTTATGAGAGAGGAGAAAGTTATAGGTTAAAAAACAAGTATTATCCGCTCGGGATACTTGCCAACGAGGAATAAATATGGTAACGGATGGAAAATGCCCTTGATAGCTTGATGTTGAAAAAAAAGAGAAGTTAGTTAAGAATTTTAATCCTGCTTCCGAGAGTTGGCTATGTTTTAACTCAATAATTTTATCTTTGCAGTTATCAATAAAATCTTGAGTCTGCTGAAAACGATTCGTCCCCGTGATATTTTTTTCTTGACAAATTCCCCAAGCCGCGATCGCGCTTTTTGGTTGTTGCGTTTCCCAATAAAAAGAGCGCTCCTCACGGAAATTTAACTGTTGCAAAATCGCCAAGGGTTCTACGAGGGACAAAGGCTGTGTCACACTAATAATAAATGATTGGTGCCTTTGCTGACATTTTTTATGGCAATCTTGCAAAAAGTGATGGAGGTGATCAGGGTCGGCTAATCGTCTAGCATAGCAGGGAGTCACTGACATGAGTGCAACAATTGTAAATAATTTTATAATTGATCTGGTCTTGTGCAAACAAAGATGATATTTCTAAGGAGAAGTTGCTGGTGGTAAAAACCATTGCTTGCTATTGATTTATCTTAACAATGATTGATTGCAGTCGCTTCTTCGGGATCATTTTTGATTGTTCCCATCCCTAAAGCCAAAACAAGACAACCTGAGTTATTCTTACTTTCTATGCGCTTGACTCATTTTGCTGACAATTCTGTAAAAAAAATTAATACATCTTTGTGGTTAGCCGCGATTAAGCCTCCGATTTATAGCGTGGCAATTATTCCAATTACAATGGGGACGCTCGCCGCTTATCGAGACACTGGAGAAATTAATCTTCCTATATTTTCCCTGTTTATATTATCAGGAATTCTAATTATTGCATGGCTAAATTTGAGTAATGATGTTTTTGATTCAGAAACAGGCATTGATGTTAATAAATCGAGTTCAGTTGTTAATATTACAGGGAATAAACAGTTAGTTTTTAGAATTAGTAATATCTGTTTAGGCCTGGCGATTTTAGGGTTAAGCGCGATCGCGTGGTTACAGCAAGACTGGCAAGTGATCCTCTTGGTGTTACTCGCTTGCTTCTTGGGTTACACCTATCAGGGGCCACCATTTCGACTGGGTTATCAAGGCTTAGGAGAATTTATTTGCTTTATTTGCTTTGGCCCCATTGCCATTGCTGCCGCCTATTATTCCCAAGCGCAAGTTCTCACACCTGTTACGCTTCCCACTGCTATTCTAATCGGAATTAGTACCACCATTATTTTATTCTGTTCCCATTTCCATCAAGTACAAGATGATATTCTCGCTGGGAAAAAATCACCCATTGTTCGGTTAGGAACAAAACAGGGGGCAAACGTTCTGATGATTTTAACCGCAAGTATGTTTGCTTTGACAGTTCTCTGGTGGCTGCTAGGATACTTTCCCTTATCGAGCCTTCTGATTTTTCTAGCAATTCCTTCTGGTCAACAATTAGTGAGTCATGTCCAAAAATATCATGATCAACCGAGTAGGGTAAGTAATTCTAAATTTATTGCAGTGAAGTTTTATATTTGGAGTAGTGTGTTTTTGGCATTAGGGTTAATTGCGCCCACTTTCTTCTCTTGATGACCTGATGATCGTACTAGCCAATAACCCGCTCACTACAGCAGGGATTTCTAAATGCGGTAAAACACCAGTTCCTGGAACAATATGAAACTGCGCGATCGCGCCTTGATTTAAATTCGCTAACCGTTTGCCTTTTTCAGGGCGACTAAATCGTGACTGTGATCCCCAAACTAAACTCGTGGGTGTGTTCAAATCTCCCATGTACTGTGCTAGATCAAAGCAAATATCCCCTTTCAAAGAAGCAAGGGCAGCATATTCGGCGTTAGGTTTCAAAGCTGAAGTTAAATAGGCTTCAACCACTTCTTCGCTTAAACGGGAGGTATCAGCAAACAAAAATTGTTCTAAAAAGTTTCTAACTGCCCATTCATTGCCTGCACCCACGGCATAAATAAGGCGATCTAACCCTGGCAAATTAATTAACTGGGAGGCAAATTCCTCCTGATAATCTTCACTAAAATCGCGATATCCCGATGGAGAAACTAAAAACAAACCTCGGAATAACTGCGGCTCAGAAATAGCTAATCGAATGACTAACCCTGCAGTTAAAGAAGAAGCAACCACCCAAGCAGGTTTTTTTGCTACATTTTCTAATAAGAGCTTAATAATCTCTAAATAATCTTCAGCCGAATATTTTTTCACAGGATGAGCCGAATCTCCCCAACCAATTAAATCAGGGGCAATTACATTATAATTACTAGCAAAAGTCGGATAAACTTTTGACCATTCATAAGCCGACGAACCGCCCCCTAAACTATGGAGAAAAACGAGAGGAATTGCTTCTGAAACGTTTGGGGGATAAAAGGAAGCATCAGGCACACTATAGACCATTTTTCCCCATTTCGTCTCTAAACTTCGCTGTTGAAATCCTGCTGGTTGAAATGCTCGCATGACCTTATAATGATTTTTAACTAATACAGTTATAGCAGTTTTTAAAAGTCATTAGTCATTGGTTACTGGGCACTGATTTATTTACAAAGGACAAGGGACAAACAACTAACTTAAAATGTAATCCTTTCTCGTAATAAAGAGAGCTTTTCTCTCACCGCTTCATGAGTATATTCATCATCAGGATGAGGGGGATCACCCGGCTTTTGAAAATAAGGACGCTCTTGGTACATTTGCCCCCATTTTACATCTGCCTCTCGTACCATTTCGTAAAATAATCCCTGCTGAGTTAATATCTTTTCTAAAATTTTATCTAACCCTTTTAATGGGGATTCTAAATGTTGACTTAGTAAGGGATCAGATTTTACCCAACGTTTCAAAACTGATTGCAATGCCCCAGAAGAGTCAGGTAAATTATTATCAATAAAAAGGTTTACTTCTGTGGTTACTTGCACTAATTTTGGAACCGGGGATTCTCCTTTTAAAAAGTTTCCCCCTTCTCGACCAATGGCTTCAGCTAAAGAGTACTTTCGATCTGATAGGATATCTTGTTGTAGGTTTTTCTCTTGATCGCGATCGCGCTGAGAACTCATCGTATTTCCTTACCATTTTCTTCCTCTTTGCCATGGTATCAGATATTAATCTAAAAGAACTCCTCCTCTGGTTACTGGGAAAACGGAAGAGATTTCGCATCACAGGAAACTCCATGTTACCCCTTCTCAAACCGGGAGAAGAAGTATTAATTGACCCCAATATTTATCAAAAACAGCTACCAGAAGTGGGAGACATTGTCGTTACTCAACATCCCACTCAAAAGGACTTACAATTAATTAAAAGAGTCGCAAGTATCCGAGACAATGGCAGTTGTTTATTGTTAGGAGATAACCCCACTGCCAGCACAGATAGCCGACAGTTTGGGGAAGTTCCTTTATGCCTTATTCAAGGGCAAGTCACTTGTCGATTTGGCTAATATTAGTCATTAGTCATTGGTTATTGGTTTACAAACAACAAAGGACGAAGGACAAACAACAAGTTAAGAGTAATTTCCAAGAGGGTATAACTAACCTTATTTGCCCATCCCTAACTGTTGTGCCTTCTGATAAACCTTTCCTTCCGTCAAGAGAGAGGGCGCGATCACTATTTCTACTTGTTGCATTTCCTTAAGATTTTTTGCCCCCAAGGTTCCCATACTGGTTTTTAATGCACCTAATAAGTTGTGCGTACCATCATCAAGTCGTGCCGGCCCAGTGAGAATTTCTTTTACCGTGCCAGTGGTTCCTACATTAATCCGAGTTCCACGAGGTAAAATGGGGCTTGGAGTTGCCATTCCCCAGTGGAAACCTTGTCCAGGAGCTTCTGCTGCCCGAGCAAACGGAGAACCAATCATCACCGAATCAGCCCCGCAGGCAATACATTTACAAATATCCCCACCAGTCACTAAACCACCATCAGCAATAATCGGAACATATCTGCCACTTTCTTGATAGTATTGCTCCCGTGCTGCAGCACAATCCGCCACTGCAGTTGCTTGGGGAACACCTACGCCTAAAACCCCACGAGAGGTACAGGCAGCGCCTGGCCCAATTCCCACTAAAACGCCTGATGCTCCTGCTTTCATCAAGTCATAGGCAACCGCTTCAGTGACACAGTTTCCTAAAATGACGGGCATGGGCATTTTTTCACAAAAGCCTGCTAAGTCTAGCGGAGTAACTTCCTCAGGGGATAAATGAGCTGTGGAAACAACTGTAGCTTGCACAAATAGGAGATCTGCACCTGCTTCTGCTACAGCATCGCCATATTTGGCAGCCCCTGCTGGTGTGAGACTCACTGCTGCAATTCCACTCTGAGACTTAATTTCGTTGATGCGCTTTTTAATCAATTCCGATTGAATAGGAACTGAATAAAGTTCTTGCATTAACCCAACAAACTCATGTTTTCCCACAGAGGCAATCTTTTCTAGGATGGGGTCGGGGTCTTCGTAGCGAGTTTGAATCCCCTCTAAATTTAAAACCCCTAATCCTCCCAACTCAGAGAGTAATACTGCCATTTTGACATCTACTACCCCATCCATGGCACTGGCGATAATTGGAATTTCCCGTTGAATTTCGCCGACTTGCCAAGTGGTATTCGGTAAATTAGGATCTATTGTGCGTCGTCCTGGAACAAGGGCAATTTCATCAATTCCATAGGCTCGACGTGCTGTTTTTCCTTGACCAATTTGAATATCAAGACTCATAACTTAACTACTCGTTCCCAAAGCTATTCCCTATAGATTAACTGATTTTAACATTAAATTCCTTGATGGGAAGATGCTTCTAAAGGGGTAAACTCGATACAATAAACTTTAGTTCTGATTGTATTTGGTAGCCTCGTCCTCTATAACAACTTAATTTATGAGTCCGAAAAAACTTTCTGATGACGAAAAAGTCGAGCTAGTTCGTTTATATCGTGAAACAGACGCAACAACCGCCACTTTAGCGCATCACTTTCAAGTGAGTAGTTCCACGGTTGGTCGTGTGCTTAAAAATAAGTTATCCCCCCAAGATTATAACCATCTAGTTCGTAAAAAGCGTTATCAAAAACGCTCCAAACATCGCTCTAAACCAGCCCCCAAAGTTTCT
This window of the Euhalothece natronophila Z-M001 genome carries:
- a CDS encoding photosystem II reaction center protein K; the protein is MEVALLFAKLPEAYSIFNPLVDVLPIIPVFFLLLAFVWQAAVGFK
- a CDS encoding heavy metal translocating P-type ATPase, which translates into the protein MGQHGACGCTHDHGHGHHHGATEFSWKKELTPIALSAILFLIGLVFNQPLGNTPYGIAEYAVLLPAYAVSGWGVVTSAGRNLLKGKVFDENFLMTIATLSAIALGELPEAVAVMLFFQVGELFQDSAVARSRNSIESLLAIRPDTANLKIDTEIKPVSPETVQVGELILVRPGEKVPLDGEILQGNSKLDTSPLTGESIPETVEAGDNILAGTINQTGVLTVKVTKPFAESSIAKILDLVQNANSKKAKTEKFITRFARYYTPIVVLLSLAVAILPPLFLPGATHAEWAYRALILLVISCPCGLVISIPLGYFGGVGNAAKHGILVKGAMFLDALTEVKTVVFDKTGTLTKGNFQVTDIVTHNGLKEPELLELAATVESQSTHPVAQSICEKYGTTIDHSQLETYQEISGHGIIAEVNQQVVVVGNDRLLHREQIPHEPEICQLEGTVAHTAVNGEYTGHILIADELKEDGVEAVQGLKSQGIEVVMLTGDHESVASAIAQKLNIDHYQAQLLPEDKVNALEGILQRSHREKNKVAFVGDGINDAPVIARADVGIAMGGLGSDAAIETADVVIMTDHPSKVSQAIAIAHKTRRIVWQNIGFALGIKGLFILLGAVGVATLWEAIFADVGVALIAIFNASRIMKD
- a CDS encoding RNA-guided endonuclease InsQ/TnpB family protein, whose protein sequence is MLNLTYNYKIKPTKQQIEKIEHNLNVCRSVWNYALAERKLWYNSRSCRINSCSITSEYIVPPFEYPNYHIQSSNLTKAKKTYPFLKSGNAQAMQQTLRKLHRAFNDMKSKGYGFPRFKKKMKSFNLVSNKIEVEGNQIRMPLLKQVRFIKSREIPKGFQIKQVQVIKKASGYYVNLALELDVDIPTPAPHGHAVGLDVGIKSMLATSEGLTIERPQFLDRVLRKIGLLQRKLRNKKKGSGKYLKLQKRIAKLYEKVANQRKDYHFKLAHQLCADTGMIFVEDINFTAWSKGMFSKQSLDMGLGQFITTLEYVCSQTDTYFAKVDKDYTSQVCPNCGVHTGKKDLNQRLHVCPECGYQQDRDVAAAEVVLKRGLTAVGTPVVKQPSYGGLSGATTVA
- a CDS encoding isochorismate synthase — its product is MSVTPCYARRLADPDHLHHFLQDCHKKCQQRHQSFIISVTQPLSLVEPLAILQQLNFREERSFYWETQQPKSAIAAWGICQEKNITGTNRFQQTQDFIDNCKDKIIELKHSQLSEAGLKFLTNFSFFSTSSYQGHFPSVTIFIPRWQVSRADNTCFLTYNFLLSHNSNIATIESKLSNKIEEIEKVGNSIITFPFSLSSPFQKSELQDSSQFKSAVKLALKDIERQELTKIVLAHHLDVVSPVSFSPYLSLHYLRQRYPHCYIFSVSNGEGTTFLGATPERLFSLRKQHLISDAIAGSAPRGKTEKIDHQFAQNLLASEKERREHQAVSCYIIKQLEALGLTPQRSRRQLLKLSNIQHLWTLIESQVPNNINPIEILAKLHPTPAVAGVTTEVACEKIGQYETFDRALYAAPIGWLDTQGNAEFMVGIRSAMINKNQARLYAGAGIVAGSNPDKELAEIQLKLQTMLKALQ
- a CDS encoding alpha/beta fold hydrolase, with the translated sequence MRAFQPAGFQQRSLETKWGKMVYSVPDASFYPPNVSEAIPLVFLHSLGGGSSAYEWSKVYPTFASNYNVIAPDLIGWGDSAHPVKKYSAEDYLEIIKLLLENVAKKPAWVVASSLTAGLVIRLAISEPQLFRGLFLVSPSGYRDFSEDYQEEFASQLINLPGLDRLIYAVGAGNEWAVRNFLEQFLFADTSRLSEEVVEAYLTSALKPNAEYAALASLKGDICFDLAQYMGDLNTPTSLVWGSQSRFSRPEKGKRLANLNQGAIAQFHIVPGTGVLPHLEIPAVVSGLLASTIIRSSREESGRN
- a CDS encoding dihydrolipoamide acetyltransferase family protein; this translates as MIHDIFMPALSSTMTEGKIVSWAKSPGEKVQKGETILVVESDKADMDVESFHDGYLATIMVEAGEQAPVGSAIGLLAETEAEIETAKEQAKNQTPEKSSDSTPKTPLEEAPAAKPQEPAPQPAAATSTKKQDGRVVASPRARKLAKEYGVDLSTLQGSGPHGRIVASDIEAAAGKSPTPTPQPTPTPQPTPQPSPTPAPSVSGEVVPFTTLQNSVVQNMVATVQVPTFHVGYTITTDELDKLYKQIKSKGVTMTALLAKAVAMTLQKHPIVNASYTEKGTQYHGAINIAVAVAMEDGGLITPVLRNAAEQDIYTLSRNWKDLVKRARSKQLQPEEYSTGTFTLSNLGMFGVDRFDAILPPGQGGILAIGASQPQVVATDDGMFGVRRQMSVNITCDHRIIYGAHAAAFLQDLAQLMENNPQSLTM
- a CDS encoding GuaB3 family IMP dehydrogenase-related protein → MSLDIQIGQGKTARRAYGIDEIALVPGRRTIDPNLPNTTWQVGEIQREIPIIASAMDGVVDVKMAVLLSELGGLGVLNLEGIQTRYEDPDPILEKIASVGKHEFVGLMQELYSVPIQSELIKKRINEIKSQSGIAAVSLTPAGAAKYGDAVAEAGADLLFVQATVVSTAHLSPEEVTPLDLAGFCEKMPMPVILGNCVTEAVAYDLMKAGASGVLVGIGPGAACTSRGVLGVGVPQATAVADCAAAREQYYQESGRYVPIIADGGLVTGGDICKCIACGADSVMIGSPFARAAEAPGQGFHWGMATPSPILPRGTRINVGTTGTVKEILTGPARLDDGTHNLLGALKTSMGTLGAKNLKEMQQVEIVIAPSLLTEGKVYQKAQQLGMGK
- the sodX gene encoding nickel-type superoxide dismutase maturation protease, whose protein sequence is MVSDINLKELLLWLLGKRKRFRITGNSMLPLLKPGEEVLIDPNIYQKQLPEVGDIVVTQHPTQKDLQLIKRVASIRDNGSCLLLGDNPTASTDSRQFGEVPLCLIQGQVTCRFG
- the menA gene encoding 2-carboxy-1,4-naphthoquinone phytyltransferase; its protein translation is MRLTHFADNSVKKINTSLWLAAIKPPIYSVAIIPITMGTLAAYRDTGEINLPIFSLFILSGILIIAWLNLSNDVFDSETGIDVNKSSSVVNITGNKQLVFRISNICLGLAILGLSAIAWLQQDWQVILLVLLACFLGYTYQGPPFRLGYQGLGEFICFICFGPIAIAAAYYSQAQVLTPVTLPTAILIGISTTIILFCSHFHQVQDDILAGKKSPIVRLGTKQGANVLMILTASMFALTVLWWLLGYFPLSSLLIFLAIPSGQQLVSHVQKYHDQPSRVSNSKFIAVKFYIWSSVFLALGLIAPTFFS